TTCCCCTCTTTTTGTTCACGGGTAGGTGGCTCCACAAGGCAGAAGCTATGCAGAAGACCCAGGTAATTTAACATCCAGGAGGTCAAACTGTTTTGCTTTCGTGCACCACTGAATAGATTCCATTGAAATGAACGTGTCTCCACATCCAATGTTATCAACTTAAAAAGTGACCAGTattgtttacagcttgttttggCTGCCACCAAATGGCCTAAAGGTCAATAAATGTGGAAATGTATTGTAATGAAGGACTAAGGTAAGTCACTCACAAATACATTGAGACTACTGAGCagaatcttgtttttttttctgtgttctcctcagcaaacatttttacaataaaCACCACTGTCATCTGTTTTTGATGTTAAATGAGATCTCAGGAATTTCATGACCTCAGTATGGGGTCAGCTACCAAAAACTTATGTTAGTGGAAATGCAGAGAACACGATAAGCCTTGAGGGAATGTCTGGTACTCTGCCACTCTGAGGAGAGAGACTTGTGGGGAGCATCTTGTTCCATCTGGGGACATCCTAACACCAAACATAAGCTTGTAATCACAATCTGTCCTCCGGGACCGTTCTACTAGACATGATTAACAGGATTTTTCCACTCATGTCCCAGTTctggtctcttttttttttttttttattctgtgcaAGGAATGTTTTCAGTCTTGCATGTGCGACAGGCTCGTCATCAACAAAGTATTATGGAAAGAGCACCTCACTCCCGATCCCACCCGAAACCTGCTTTCGATTAGGTGGGCTTCGACACTACATGGAAACTAAATGGCAGCTCAAAAATGGCACTTAAAAAATGATTAGACCTGTGTGACGGCATCTCGAGGCTGTggtttatttcagtttgaaaCAATACAAACGTTACTGGACCATAACCCAAGCAAATGTCATTCAATGTTAAGGCAGATATCATGTTAACATATTGCTCAGTATGATTTAAATAGGCGCACTGCAAAGGCGACAGGGAAGGGTAATTATGATTctaaacaaggaaaaaaaaacaactcaaacaaataAGCAACAATACATCAAACAGGTCTTAGGAATGCTCTCATACCATCATGTGTGAGAAATGCCTTCGATAAGTCAGTGGGACGTTACAGAGACCACAACTTCACACAGGAACTGCTAAATAAATGGGGAGAAATCAAGCTTACGGGGTCAAGCTGAGactaaattacattttgccAGAGCTACTCAAGTTACTAAAAGAGTATATTTTATTGTAAGagctgtaaatactgtaaaccTTAGACTTGTAGCAGTGGGAGTTATGGTCCAGGTCAGACATGCGAGGAAAAAAGACAGGTTTGGTtgaagaaaatcagaaaaaaacaaaaagatgattACTTGTCCTGGATTTTCACACAGAACGAGGAaaaagaatttttaaaaaaaacaaggacgTTTTTATGTGAGCGCTTCTGTACATATGTAAAATTTGATGGAAATTGCCATCAAACAAATAACTGATTAGGTTAACAGCAAAGATGAGCTCAGTAACTGGGAAAAGTATGATTGTGAAATGTCTTAGTTGACATTCACAGTGTTCTGGTGCATGTCAACGTTACCGCTAACATAACAAGTCTCCTCCACCACTGCCCTCCATCCAATTCACGTGTTATGCCCGAAATAAAAGCTTTCAAATACACATGAAGTGGAACATTTTGTACTTTAACTCTGCAGCTACATGTACGCCAACATTTACAGGgaactagtttttttttttttttgcattgattaTAATAATTCACTGGGAGTAAAATTTGACAAGCTCTGTACGGTAATCTACAAATTGGTTCATGTTATAGGCACTACGCTATCAACCTGATGCCTTAATGCACAACAGAATCACTGTTGTCAGTAGGATAAATTCAGACCAGACATGTACTCCTATGACGCACACTCTGCATGGTTATGTCAATTTAAAACGCTATACATCCTTATAGGCAagaggctttgtttttttttttcaagttcctttcattcatattttaaaaagaaagaggtgACAGGTGATGGTTGAAAAGGAAGTGTGCAAACAGCAAAGTCCTCTCGACCAACAGAACTTCtccaactattttttttaaagttccacctctccgtctccctctttttctctcttttcctctctgtttctggtcCGTAGTCGTTCCTTTCAGgatggtgcattttttttttttggttctgtcCAGTTTTCAGGGTATGGAACAGTATCCTCCGCATGCGCTGCCGCCgccctgctcctgctcccccAGACGCAGCTTCTGACCCTGGTTTTCACTCTCCCAAAGCCCTGGTGTCTGCAGGATCTTCTCCACAAGCTCCTCGAAGGCACACTGTACGCCATCTTTGGTCTTTGCACTGGCCTCTGTACAAAGGAAAAAGGGGTTACCAAGATTTAtgagattaagaaaaaaaactgcagagcaCTCGCTAAGAAACCTGCACGTCAGCTTTTAAATCCAAAACAGGCAGaacatctttctttttataaTACAATCAAACTCAtgacagtgatttaaaaatgtgtgttgacAAACATGAAGATAACGCATGAAATGACTTCATTTCGGAAGCAGCAGATATCCAGCGGGATGAAGACATCCTCGCAGCGGACTCAATCCACGACATCTTGTTGTCCCATCCCTCTTCAAAACCCCTTAATTTAGCCGTTCTAAAATGGAAACTCCGCAGAAACGTTAACCTAATTTCCCAGATTGGAGATGAGAATCAGGAACACGTGTAGACATGGATCCAATAAAATGAAAGCCCGCTAGATTTTAATCATAATGCAGTTCTTCTGGAGCGGCCGCATCTTTCAGTTAGGCTCTGACAGCAGAGACTCAAAAATGCAACCAGCCCAAACTAAACGCACGACTCTCCGAGTGATGTCTCGACTCGTTTCCAACTGCGCAATTACGGTTCTGACTTTAGAGCACAGCATGGTACGTTTTAAAGGCTGTAAGTTACATTTCATGGCTTTATTAGTTTAAACGACCATGTCTGACCACGTCTGATCTGACTGTGACATGGAGACTTACCAATAAAAAGCATAGAGTGTTTCCGAGCAAATTTCAACCCCTCGTTTCTGTCCACCTCCTGGTCGTCCTGAGAAAATAAACGGGCATCCGAATGTTATTTTATAGTCTTTATACTTAATATCCTGAACATTAATGACTGGAGATCTGAGATTTGTCGAGGAGAACTGTTTAAATTAATTGTATGTGTCAAACTGGCACAAGCTCCACACTCACCTTATCAATTTTGTTCCCAACGAGCATTTTCACGATGTCATTGCGTGTAGTGTAGGTTTCCAGTTCATTCAGCCAGTTTTCAAGCTTGGTAAAAGTGTCACGCTTTGTGACGTCATACACTGTCAAAACCATGCAAGCGGAGGAGTTAAAGGGATGAACTGATTTAAGTACAATAACATTTTCCTCACAAGCAAGAAGTGACAAACAGTATGTCCGTGACTCTAGGAGGATCATGTGGAAATAAAGTGGAGAGACAATATTGTCCCTAGGTCCAGTACTAAATGTGTCATGCAGCTTTTTAAGCATCAGTGTTTACCAAGTATGACTCCTTGTGCACCACGGTAGTAGCTGGGTGTCAGGGTGCGAAACCTTTCCTGTCCAGCTGTGTCCTgcaaaagtaaagatattaGAGATCAACAGCAGATAAAGACTCCATGATACCAAACTTTTAA
Above is a window of Acanthopagrus latus isolate v.2019 chromosome 21, fAcaLat1.1, whole genome shotgun sequence DNA encoding:
- the LOC119011640 gene encoding ras-related protein Rab-18, which encodes MDEDVLTTLKLLIIGESGVGKSSLLLRFTDDTFDPEQSATIGVDFKVKTLAIDGNRAKLAIWDTAGQERFRTLTPSYYRGAQGVILVYDVTKRDTFTKLENWLNELETYTTRNDIVKMLVGNKIDKDDQEVDRNEGLKFARKHSMLFIEASAKTKDGVQCAFEELVEKILQTPGLWESENQGQKLRLGEQEQGGGSACGGYCSIP